A genomic segment from Halanaerobiales bacterium encodes:
- a CDS encoding HAD family phosphatase: MIKAVIFDMDGVIIDSEPLHYEVNKEIFSEFDIEVSEKEYNSYIGTANKEMWDMIVEKHNLDKNAGELTNLQQKKNLEHIKNDEVELMANVKSLLNELKYSELKLALGSSSPKKLINEVINNFNLENHFKIVRSGENVENGKPAPDLFLKISKELKIKPENILVIEDSHNGVKAAKKAGMNCIGFSNDNSGNQDLSIADLIIEDFSKLTLEQIKNFK; encoded by the coding sequence ATTATTAAAGCAGTAATTTTTGATATGGATGGAGTAATTATTGATAGTGAACCTTTACATTATGAAGTAAATAAAGAAATTTTTTCAGAATTTGATATTGAAGTTAGTGAAAAAGAATATAATAGCTATATTGGCACAGCAAACAAAGAAATGTGGGATATGATTGTTGAAAAACATAATTTAGATAAAAATGCAGGAGAATTAACTAATTTACAGCAGAAAAAAAATTTAGAACATATAAAGAATGATGAAGTGGAATTAATGGCCAATGTGAAAAGTCTATTGAATGAACTAAAATATAGTGAATTAAAATTAGCACTTGGTTCTTCATCACCGAAAAAATTAATTAATGAAGTAATAAATAATTTTAATTTAGAAAATCATTTTAAAATTGTCAGAAGTGGAGAAAATGTTGAAAATGGTAAACCTGCTCCTGATTTATTTTTAAAAATATCAAAAGAATTGAAGATTAAACCAGAAAATATTTTAGTTATTGAAGATTCTCATAATGGGGTTAAAGCTGCTAAAAAAGCTGGAATGAACTGTATTGGTTTTTCTAATGATAATTCAGGGAATCAGGATCTTTCTATAGCAGATTTAATCATAGAAGATTTTTCAAAATTAACATTAGAACAGATAAAAAATTTCAAATAA
- a CDS encoding DUF5665 domain-containing protein — translation MDKKTENEILKKLDKLNEKIQGITLAEYTEMLKSPGRMIWVNFLAGLARGLGIAVGATVLGALFLIILFKIGQLNLPIIGRFIAQIIKVVETYL, via the coding sequence ATGGATAAAAAAACAGAAAATGAAATATTAAAAAAGCTAGATAAACTTAACGAAAAAATACAGGGAATTACTCTTGCTGAATATACAGAAATGCTTAAGTCTCCAGGTAGAATGATTTGGGTAAATTTTTTAGCTGGTTTGGCTCGTGGTTTGGGAATAGCAGTAGGTGCGACGGTTTTAGGAGCCTTATTTTTAATAATTTTATTTAAAATAGGTCAATTAAATCTTCCAATTATTGGTAGGTTTATAGCACAAATTATCAAAGTAGTTGAAACTTATCTTTAA